Proteins encoded together in one Cellulomonas gilvus ATCC 13127 window:
- a CDS encoding thioredoxin family protein — MHIKILGPGCANCVTLERVTSEAVAELGLDAQVEKVTDYGAIAGYGVMRTPALVVDEEVVLSGRVPTTAQVREILAALPA; from the coding sequence ATGCACATCAAGATCCTCGGTCCCGGATGCGCGAACTGCGTGACCCTCGAGCGGGTCACGTCCGAGGCGGTCGCCGAGCTCGGCCTGGACGCCCAGGTGGAGAAGGTGACCGACTACGGCGCGATCGCGGGCTACGGCGTCATGCGCACGCCCGCCCTCGTGGTCGACGAGGAGGTCGTGCTGTCCGGCCGCGTCCCGACGACCGCCCAGGTCCGCGAGATCCTGGCGGCGCTGCCGGCGTGA
- a CDS encoding permease encodes MTSAAPPLPRRHSATRRWLVVAAAAGTWWAAYAVNGRWWTWLLGDVLDLDLGTRLGSGVHFFLYDSVKIALLLVGIIFVVTVLRSFMSVERTRALLGGRREGIGNVLAAGLGVVTPFCSCSAVPAFIGFVAAGVPVGVTLSFLIASPLVNEVAIALLLGLFGVGPTVLYVAAGLTIAVLAGFALGRMRPERWIEPFVFATRVGGRAVDPSVGLTWDDRLQMGREEVVTILRKIWPYLLVGIGLGAAIHGWAPQELFTRYAGPGNPAAVLVAVLIGIPLYSNAAGVLPLVEALHDKGLPMGTLLAFMMAVVALSLPELILLRRVLRPPLIGLFVAVVGSGIVAVGYLFNAVL; translated from the coding sequence ATGACGTCCGCGGCCCCGCCCCTGCCCCGCCGGCACTCCGCGACGCGACGCTGGCTCGTGGTGGCGGCCGCGGCTGGGACGTGGTGGGCGGCGTACGCGGTCAACGGCCGGTGGTGGACGTGGCTGCTGGGCGACGTGCTCGACCTCGACCTGGGCACCCGGCTCGGTTCGGGCGTGCACTTCTTCCTGTACGACTCCGTGAAGATCGCGCTGCTGCTCGTGGGGATCATCTTCGTCGTCACCGTGCTGCGGTCCTTCATGAGCGTCGAGCGCACGCGTGCGCTGCTCGGCGGACGGCGCGAGGGCATCGGCAACGTGCTCGCGGCCGGCCTCGGCGTGGTCACCCCGTTCTGCTCGTGCAGCGCTGTCCCGGCCTTCATCGGGTTCGTCGCGGCCGGCGTCCCCGTGGGCGTGACGCTGAGCTTCCTGATCGCGAGCCCGCTGGTCAACGAGGTCGCCATCGCGCTGCTGCTGGGGCTGTTCGGCGTCGGGCCCACGGTCCTGTACGTGGCCGCGGGCCTGACGATCGCGGTCCTCGCCGGCTTCGCACTGGGCCGGATGCGTCCTGAGCGGTGGATCGAGCCGTTCGTCTTCGCGACACGCGTGGGTGGGCGTGCGGTCGACCCGTCCGTCGGCCTGACGTGGGACGACCGGCTGCAGATGGGGCGCGAGGAGGTCGTCACCATCCTCCGGAAGATCTGGCCCTACCTGCTGGTCGGCATCGGGCTGGGCGCCGCGATCCACGGCTGGGCGCCGCAGGAGCTGTTCACCCGGTACGCGGGCCCGGGCAACCCCGCCGCGGTCCTGGTCGCGGTGCTGATCGGCATCCCGCTCTACTCCAACGCCGCGGGCGTGCTGCCGCTGGTCGAGGCGCTGCACGACAAGGGTCTGCCGATGGGCACGCTGCTCGCCTTCATGATGGCCGTCGTCGCCCTGAGCCTGCCCGAGCTCATCCTGCTGCGCCGCGTGCTGCGGCCACCGCTCATCGGCCTGTTCGTCGCCGTCGTCGGCAGCGGGATCGTCGCCGTCGGCTACCTGTTCAACGCCGTCCTCTGA
- the arsB gene encoding ACR3 family arsenite efflux transporter, with protein MTTLESRTDTRPGQLSTLDRWLPAWIGLAMVVGLALGRMVPALGDALAALEVGGVSVPIALGLLVMMYPVLAKVRYDRVSAVTGDKRLLVSSLVLNWVLGPALMFALAWLLLPDLPEYRTGLVIVGLARCIAMVVIWNDLACGDREAAAVLVAINSVFQVVAFSLLGYFYLTVLPGWLGLDTQGLDVSIAQVAVNVLVFLGIPLVAGFASRWIGERTRGRTWYEERFTPRVSPFALYGLIFTIVLLFALQGDAVTSNPWDVVRIALPLLAYFAVMWASGMAAGRALGLGYARSTTLAFTAAGNNFELAIAVAIGTFGATSGQALAGVVGPLIEVPVLVGLVYVSLWARRRWFPGQPLSTATLTLQEARP; from the coding sequence GTGACCACGCTCGAGTCGCGGACCGACACGCGGCCAGGACAGCTCTCGACGCTCGACCGTTGGCTGCCCGCCTGGATCGGGCTCGCGATGGTCGTCGGCCTCGCTCTCGGCCGCATGGTTCCCGCGCTGGGAGACGCTCTCGCCGCACTGGAGGTCGGCGGCGTCTCCGTCCCGATCGCGCTCGGCCTTCTCGTGATGATGTACCCGGTCCTGGCCAAGGTCCGCTATGACCGCGTGTCTGCCGTCACGGGGGACAAGCGCCTGCTCGTGTCCTCGCTCGTGCTCAACTGGGTGCTCGGACCCGCGCTCATGTTCGCGCTGGCGTGGCTCCTCCTGCCCGACCTGCCGGAGTACCGCACGGGCCTGGTGATCGTCGGCCTCGCGCGGTGCATCGCGATGGTGGTCATCTGGAACGACCTGGCGTGCGGGGACCGCGAGGCGGCGGCCGTCCTCGTCGCGATCAACTCGGTCTTCCAGGTGGTGGCGTTCTCGCTCCTCGGGTACTTCTACCTCACGGTCCTGCCCGGCTGGCTGGGGCTCGACACCCAGGGCCTCGACGTGTCGATCGCCCAGGTCGCGGTGAACGTGCTCGTGTTCCTCGGCATCCCCCTCGTGGCCGGGTTCGCCTCACGATGGATCGGCGAGCGCACCCGGGGCCGCACCTGGTACGAGGAGCGCTTCACGCCGCGTGTCAGCCCGTTCGCGCTCTACGGCCTGATCTTCACGATCGTGCTGCTGTTCGCCCTGCAGGGCGACGCCGTCACCTCGAACCCGTGGGACGTCGTCCGCATCGCGCTCCCCCTGCTCGCCTACTTCGCGGTCATGTGGGCCTCCGGGATGGCCGCGGGCCGCGCCCTCGGTCTGGGCTACGCCCGGTCCACGACGCTCGCGTTCACCGCGGCGGGCAACAACTTCGAGCTCGCGATCGCGGTCGCCATCGGCACCTTCGGCGCCACCTCCGGCCAGGCGCTCGCAGGGGTCGTCGGCCCGCTGATCGAGGTCCCGGTCCTGGTCGGTCTCGTGTACGTCAGCCTGTGGGCGCGCCGCCGCTGGTTCCCGGGCCAGCCCTTGTCGACCGCGACGCTCACCCTGCAGGAGGCTCGCCCGTGA
- the trxB gene encoding thioredoxin-disulfide reductase yields the protein MSNQREVIIVGSGPAGYTAAIYAARAGLAPLVVAGSVTAGGALMNTTEVENFPGFPDGIQGPELMEKLQEQAERFGAEVLWDDATALSLTGDVKEITVSDGTVYRAKAVILATGSAYRELGLDDERRLSGRGVSWCATCDGFFFKDQDILVVGGGDSAVEEATFLTRFGRSVTIVHRRDQLRASKIMADRAAADPKISFAWNSEIVAIAGDAKVTGVTLRDTVTGETREQPAGAVFVAIGHVPRTELLIGQVELDENGYIAVEGRSTRTSLPGVFACGDAVDHTYRQAITAAGSGCAAALDAQHHLAALGDVVAAGPSALVAQGAR from the coding sequence GTGTCGAATCAAAGAGAAGTGATCATCGTCGGGTCTGGCCCCGCCGGCTACACCGCGGCGATCTACGCCGCGCGTGCGGGCCTGGCGCCGTTGGTGGTGGCCGGTTCGGTGACCGCGGGTGGTGCGTTGATGAACACCACCGAGGTGGAGAACTTCCCGGGCTTCCCGGACGGCATCCAGGGCCCCGAGCTCATGGAGAAGCTCCAGGAGCAGGCCGAGCGGTTCGGTGCCGAGGTGCTGTGGGACGACGCGACCGCGCTGTCGCTGACGGGTGACGTCAAGGAGATCACCGTCTCGGACGGCACGGTGTACCGGGCCAAGGCCGTGATCCTGGCGACCGGTTCGGCCTACCGCGAGCTGGGCCTGGACGACGAGCGCCGCCTGTCCGGCCGGGGTGTGTCCTGGTGCGCGACGTGCGACGGGTTCTTCTTCAAGGACCAGGACATCCTGGTGGTGGGCGGTGGTGACTCCGCGGTGGAGGAGGCCACGTTCCTGACGCGGTTCGGCCGGTCGGTGACGATCGTGCACCGCCGCGACCAGCTGCGTGCGTCCAAGATCATGGCCGACCGCGCCGCGGCCGACCCGAAGATCAGCTTCGCGTGGAACTCCGAGATCGTCGCGATCGCCGGTGACGCCAAGGTCACGGGCGTGACGCTGCGCGACACCGTCACGGGCGAGACGCGTGAGCAGCCCGCGGGTGCGGTGTTCGTCGCGATCGGGCACGTCCCGCGCACCGAGCTGCTGATCGGCCAGGTCGAGCTCGACGAGAACGGCTACATCGCGGTCGAGGGCCGCTCGACCCGCACCAGCCTGCCCGGTGTGTTCGCGTGCGGCGACGCGGTCGACCACACCTACCGCCAGGCCATCACCGCCGCCGGCTCCGGCTGCGCCGCAGCCCTCGACGCCCAGCACCACCTCGCCGCACTCGGCGACGTCGTCGCCGCTGGTCCCTCGGCGCTCGTCGCACAGGGGGCCCGGTGA
- a CDS encoding arsenate-mycothiol transferase ArsC: MTSTVLFVCVHNAGRSQLAAGLAAAYAGPRVRVLSAGTSPEDVVSPAVLASLAELGIDRSNEVPTQLTPAFAHQADVVVALKPGLDLFGHPDVRTWPLPDPAGWDVDGLRELRDHLDARVRELVDALA; the protein is encoded by the coding sequence GTGACCTCGACCGTCCTGTTCGTCTGCGTGCACAACGCGGGCCGTTCACAGCTCGCCGCGGGGCTGGCTGCGGCCTACGCAGGCCCGCGCGTGCGGGTCCTGTCGGCGGGAACTTCGCCCGAGGACGTGGTCTCCCCGGCGGTCCTCGCGTCGCTCGCGGAGCTCGGCATCGACCGCTCGAACGAGGTGCCCACCCAGCTGACTCCCGCGTTCGCGCACCAGGCGGACGTGGTCGTCGCGCTCAAGCCCGGGCTCGACCTGTTCGGGCACCCGGATGTCCGGACGTGGCCGTTGCCGGATCCGGCCGGCTGGGACGTCGACGGCCTCCGGGAGCTGCGCGACCATCTCGACGCGCGCGTCCGCGAGCTGGTCGACGCGCTCGCCTGA